In the Geitlerinema sp. PCC 9228 genome, AGTGCGAACGAAATCGCGAGTGGCAACAAGAAGAAGTTCTCTTTTTGGAAGAAGTTGCCAGCCAGCTAGCGGTGGCGATTCGCCAAGCCAATACCTACCAAGAATTGCACCAGGAACTTGCTATTCGCCAGCAAACGGAACGACAATTGCGACAGGAAAATGCCGAACGCCGACGTACGGAACAACTTTTAGAAGAATTACTCGAAAGTCAAGAAAAGCTGGTTGGCAAGGAGTTTGAGGAAACTCTGGCAGGGCAACCGCAATTGGTGAAAAAGTTATATACCAGTTACCTGCAATCTCAAGCTGTTTTGGCATCGGTTACCGATGTTTTGCTGGTGGTGGAAAAACATGGTGATGTGTGGAACCTAACCATTCCCCTAACCGAGGTCAACAATGAATGCACCAATTCTTGGACCAACGCCACTATCGATACCATTTATGGCGATGACGAACGCTTTTGGGAGTCTATTGAAGCAACGTTCCACGATCGCCGAGTTCATGTATTGGAGTATTCTATAGAACCAGACTCCAGTGGGGAACCGGTTTGGCTGGAAGCACGGATTGCTCCGGTATTTGGCAATCAAGTTTTGTGGGTAGCTAGAGATATTACCCAACGCAAACAAGCGCAACTGTCCCTACAACAAGAACGCGATCGCTTGCAAGCTAGGGAAATTGAACTGCAAGGGATTTTCGATCTGGCATCGGTGGGAATTATCAAAGCCGATGCCGCCAGTGGATGCTTGCTCAAAGTCAATCAGAAGTTTTGCGAATTTTTAGATTTCATGGGATTGCAGGTGCTGCAAAATAAATTGAGAGAGATTTTTGCCGTGCAAAATTGCGATCGCGATCGCCAGGACAATTCAACAGACCAACAAATCTTAGAACTCGCTTTCGACCGCAACCAGGAAACCGAACAAAGCCATCCCCTGTGGATTCAAATGACGGTGTCTACCATTCACAAGTCCGATGGCACCCCCGATTACCATATTGCTATTTTGCAGGATATTAGCGATCGCAAACAGGCCCAAACCGAACTGCAAGCCTCCCGAGACATGCTGCAATTGGTTCTCGACACCATTCCCCAACGGGTCTTTTGGAAAAATTGCCAATCGCGGATACTGGGATGCAACCGGAACTTAGTCGAAGATTTGGGTTTACCGCCAGAAGAGATTGTAGGGAAACGCGATCGCGATTTGATTCCCAACCACCAAATTGCCGAGGGATACGTTCGAGACGACCGGGAGGTCATTGCCACCGGAGAACCAAAGTACCGGCGTCAGGAAACCTTGGAAACCTCTGATGGTCGCGTCATTTATCTAGAAACCAACAAAGTCCCCATGCGAGATTTGCAAGGGCAGATCGTGGGATTGTTGGGAACCTACGAAGATGTGACCGACCGGGTACAAGCAGAAATTGCCCTGAAAAACAGCGAAGCCAACCTGAAAGATTTTCTCGACCAAGCAAAAGATTTGATTCAAATGGTATCCATTGACGGTCAAAACTTCCTATACGTTAATCCAGCTTGGCAGAAAACCATGGGGTATACCCAAGCAGAAGCGACAACCATGACCTTTTTGGATGTGGTCCATCCCAAACATGCTTCTTTGTGCCGTCAAATTTTTGAGAGTTTTCAGCAAGGTCACTGCCAATCGATTCCCTACGTAGAAGTAACCTTTGTGACCAAAGAAGGCAGAGAAATCTTACTAGAAGGAAGCATTAACGTGCGTTGGGAAAACGGCCAACCAGCCGTCACCCGTGCCATTTTCCGGGATGTGACGGAACGACGTGCCGCCGAAAAGGCTCTCTCTAAGCTTTCCGAACGCTTGCAACTGGCGGTGAAATCGGCTGGGATTGGGATTTGGGAATGGGATTTGACTAGCGATCGCCTTTCCTGGGACCAGTATATGTTTGAATTGTACGATATTTCCCCATCCAGCCAACATCTTTGCTACCAAACTTGGGCCAATAGCCTCCATCCCGAAGACCGCCAGCGAGCAGAAAACGAACTCCAACAGGCTTTGCAAGGCGAACGGGAGTTCGACACCGAGTTTCGGATCGTTCAAAACAGCGGTGAGGTTCGTTTTATCAAAGCTCACGCACTCGTGCAGTTCGGAAAATCCAATGTGCCCCAACGTATAATTGGTGTGAATTTTGATATTAGCGATCGCAAACGAGCCGAAGCCAATCTCCAACAATCGGAACAAGACCTGCGGACAATTTTTAACTACGCTTACGATGCCATTTTAATCCAAGACTTCGACGGTACCATATTGGATGTCAACGATCGCGGTTTGGAAATTTTTGGCAGTACCCGCGATCGCTTGATTAATTCTCATGTCAAGGATATATCGGCACCGGATATGCCATTGACAGACGTTCCAGCTATCCTGCAAAAAGTGCAAGCGGGAGCCTCTTTACGTTTTGAATGGAAAGACAAACGCTTGGATAACCATCGGCATTTTCATGTGGAGGTAGCTTTACGCAAGGCAAACTTAGGCGGTCGCGACCTGTGTATTGCTGCAGTTCGAGATATTAGCGATCGCAAACTTTGGGAAGCCACCCTCAAACGTCAGTTGGCTGCCATGGAAGCCGCTGTAGACGGCATTGCCATCTTAGATAACGAAACCTACACCTATCTCAATCAAGCACATGTAGAACTTTTTGGTTACGAACGTGCCCAAGAGCTCATTGGCAAAACCTGGAAAGCCTTGTATCCCCCAGCAGAAATTGAACGTATCGAACAAGAAGTCATACCAGAGTTGATACAAAATAGAGTGTGGCAGGGAGAAACATTGGGTTTGCGTCGGGATGGAAGTATATTCCATTTAGGTATTTCCCTAACCCTACTGGACGACCAAACCAGAATTTGCGTGTGTCAGGATATCAGCGATCGCAAACGCTACGAAGAAAACTTGCGAAAAAGCAATCAGGAACTCGAACGTGCCACCCGCCTCAAAGACGAATTTCTCGCCAACATGAGCCACGAACTGCGAACCCCCTTAAATTCTATCTTAGGCATGGCAGAAGGATTGCAAGAGCAAATCTTTGGTTCCCTCAACGAACGCCAAATGAACGCCATAGCCACCATTGAAAAAAGTGGTCGCTATCTTTTAGAACTGATTAACGACATTCTAGATCTGTCCAAAATCGAATCCGGCAAACTGGAACTACATCTCGAAGAAGTTTCAATTGCCAATATCTGCGATACCAGCTTGGTTTTTGTGGGACAAATGTCTCATAAGAAAAACATTCAACTCCATAAAAACATACCCGATAATTTGGGTACCATCAATGCAGACAATCGCCGATTGCGACAAATTTTAATCAATCTACTAACCAATGCGGTGAAATTTACCCCGGAAGGCGGCAGCGTCACCCTAGAAGTGAGCCAAATTGGTCCCCAAGAGCAGAATCAACCAGGCAAACTTACCTTTTCTATCGTCGATACCGGCATTGGCATTTCCCCAGAAGACCAAAATAGATTGTTTGAAGAATTCCTACAAATCGACAGCCGTCTCAACCGCAAACACAACGGTACCGGTTTGGGATTGTCTCTGGTACGTCGTCTGACAGAGTTGCATGGGGGAAATATTAGCGTCGATAGCGAAGTTGGCAAGGGTAGCCGCTTTACCGTCACCTTGCCTTACGAACAGCCAGCAACCAATTTCCAGCCAACTTCCCCAACAACCATGCCGAAACCATCTACAACCGCCGCCGAACCCCCTGCATCCAGTGAGACAACAGAGGTTCCAGCCAAAGCATTCGTTTTACTGGCAGAAGACAAC is a window encoding:
- a CDS encoding PAS domain S-box protein, producing MSSIPFAEVDIEPAILRNPLVVSSHTSVGEVLTYMTQNRSRCAIPTILNAGNSSDSLLLTNDQDTCVLVMAGDRLAGIFSERDAIRLSAQGELQPDIPISQVMSSPVVTIRESELSNWLTAIDYLQKHQIRHLPIVDRNENLVGLLTQQSLQQLIRPIDLLRWRTAGEIMNVDMVCATPEKSLLHLVQLMAQHRVSCIVIVAPYKEKQDKKYPIGIVTEGDIVQFQVLGLDLATVFAQTVMSTPVFTGQASEDLWSVCKTMQQRRIRRLVVVGELGELQGIVTYTNLLQIVNPLELYKMVDWLQQRVSNLEAENLKLLENRNAELQEQVKERTTQLQAQAIRESAIASISKRIQGSVNLQEILASTLTEVRTSLSCDRVLVYRLHSDGTGTTLASSVTTSQQPFSPADFHPPLQDSYWQGRYWSVGSGEIADLSTATREHFQKWQIEANVVLPILLHPQDTYENSPFLWGLLVVHQCERNREWQQEEVLFLEEVASQLAVAIRQANTYQELHQELAIRQQTERQLRQENAERRRTEQLLEELLESQEKLVGKEFEETLAGQPQLVKKLYTSYLQSQAVLASVTDVLLVVEKHGDVWNLTIPLTEVNNECTNSWTNATIDTIYGDDERFWESIEATFHDRRVHVLEYSIEPDSSGEPVWLEARIAPVFGNQVLWVARDITQRKQAQLSLQQERDRLQAREIELQGIFDLASVGIIKADAASGCLLKVNQKFCEFLDFMGLQVLQNKLREIFAVQNCDRDRQDNSTDQQILELAFDRNQETEQSHPLWIQMTVSTIHKSDGTPDYHIAILQDISDRKQAQTELQASRDMLQLVLDTIPQRVFWKNCQSRILGCNRNLVEDLGLPPEEIVGKRDRDLIPNHQIAEGYVRDDREVIATGEPKYRRQETLETSDGRVIYLETNKVPMRDLQGQIVGLLGTYEDVTDRVQAEIALKNSEANLKDFLDQAKDLIQMVSIDGQNFLYVNPAWQKTMGYTQAEATTMTFLDVVHPKHASLCRQIFESFQQGHCQSIPYVEVTFVTKEGREILLEGSINVRWENGQPAVTRAIFRDVTERRAAEKALSKLSERLQLAVKSAGIGIWEWDLTSDRLSWDQYMFELYDISPSSQHLCYQTWANSLHPEDRQRAENELQQALQGEREFDTEFRIVQNSGEVRFIKAHALVQFGKSNVPQRIIGVNFDISDRKRAEANLQQSEQDLRTIFNYAYDAILIQDFDGTILDVNDRGLEIFGSTRDRLINSHVKDISAPDMPLTDVPAILQKVQAGASLRFEWKDKRLDNHRHFHVEVALRKANLGGRDLCIAAVRDISDRKLWEATLKRQLAAMEAAVDGIAILDNETYTYLNQAHVELFGYERAQELIGKTWKALYPPAEIERIEQEVIPELIQNRVWQGETLGLRRDGSIFHLGISLTLLDDQTRICVCQDISDRKRYEENLRKSNQELERATRLKDEFLANMSHELRTPLNSILGMAEGLQEQIFGSLNERQMNAIATIEKSGRYLLELINDILDLSKIESGKLELHLEEVSIANICDTSLVFVGQMSHKKNIQLHKNIPDNLGTINADNRRLRQILINLLTNAVKFTPEGGSVTLEVSQIGPQEQNQPGKLTFSIVDTGIGISPEDQNRLFEEFLQIDSRLNRKHNGTGLGLSLVRRLTELHGGNISVDSEVGKGSRFTVTLPYEQPATNFQPTSPTTMPKPSTTAAEPPASSETTEVPAKAFVLLAEDNEANISTMSSYLNLRGYQVLVAKNGQQAVEMAIAQQPDCILMDIQMPEMDGLEAMRQIRSYPQLVQTPIIALTALAMAGDREKCLEAGANEYIAKPVQLKQLTNTIDWYLQKIP